In Burkholderia savannae, one genomic interval encodes:
- a CDS encoding 8-oxoguanine deaminase, translating to MERHPSARAGAQPLSPNRPKTLVVKHADVLVTMDGARRELRDAGLYVEDNRIVAVGPSAELPAHADEVLDLRGHLVIPGLVNTHHHMYQSLTRAIPAAQNAELFGWLTNLYRIWAHLTPEMIEVSTLTAMAELLLSGCTTSSDHLYIYPNGSRLDDSIAAARRIGMRFHASRGSMSVGQSDGGLPPDAVVEREADILRDTQRVIEAYHDDGRYAMLRVVVAPCSPFSVSRGLMRDAAALARDYGVSLHTHLAENVNDVAYSREKFGMTPAEYAEDLGWVGRDVWHAHCVQLDEPGIALFARTGTGVAHCPCSNMRLASGIAPVQRMRLAGVPVGLGVDGSASNDGAQMVAEVRQALLLQRVGFGPDAMTARDALEIATLGGARVLNRDDIGALAPGMAADFVAFDLRAPQFAGALHDPVAALVFCAPAQAAYGVVNGRVVVREGRLTTLEIEPLVARHNALARTLYEAAR from the coding sequence ATGGAACGACACCCGAGCGCGCGCGCCGGCGCGCAACCCCTTTCCCCGAACCGTCCGAAGACGCTCGTCGTCAAGCACGCCGACGTGCTCGTGACGATGGACGGCGCGCGCCGCGAACTGCGCGACGCGGGCCTTTACGTCGAAGACAACCGGATCGTCGCGGTCGGGCCGAGCGCCGAGCTGCCCGCGCACGCGGACGAGGTGCTCGATCTGCGCGGCCATCTCGTGATTCCGGGGCTCGTCAACACGCATCATCACATGTATCAGAGCCTGACGCGCGCGATTCCCGCCGCGCAGAACGCCGAGCTGTTCGGCTGGCTCACGAACCTGTATCGGATCTGGGCGCACCTGACGCCGGAGATGATCGAGGTGTCGACGCTGACCGCGATGGCCGAGCTGCTGCTGTCCGGCTGCACGACGTCGAGCGATCATCTGTACATCTATCCGAACGGCAGCCGGCTCGACGACAGCATCGCGGCCGCGCGGCGCATCGGCATGCGCTTTCACGCGAGCCGCGGCAGCATGAGCGTCGGGCAGAGCGACGGCGGGCTGCCGCCCGATGCGGTCGTCGAGCGCGAGGCGGACATCCTGCGCGACACGCAGCGCGTGATCGAGGCCTATCACGACGACGGCCGCTACGCGATGCTGCGCGTCGTCGTCGCGCCGTGCTCGCCGTTCTCGGTGAGCCGCGGCCTCATGCGCGACGCGGCGGCGCTCGCGCGCGACTACGGCGTGTCGCTGCACACGCACCTCGCGGAGAACGTGAACGACGTTGCGTACAGCCGCGAGAAATTCGGGATGACGCCCGCCGAATACGCGGAGGATCTCGGCTGGGTCGGGCGCGACGTGTGGCACGCGCACTGCGTGCAGCTCGACGAGCCGGGCATCGCGCTGTTCGCGCGCACGGGCACGGGGGTCGCGCATTGCCCGTGCTCGAACATGCGGCTCGCGTCCGGCATCGCGCCCGTGCAACGGATGCGTCTCGCGGGCGTGCCGGTCGGGCTCGGCGTCGACGGCTCCGCGTCGAACGACGGCGCGCAGATGGTCGCCGAGGTGCGCCAGGCGCTGCTGCTGCAACGCGTCGGATTCGGACCCGATGCGATGACGGCGCGCGATGCGCTGGAGATCGCGACGCTCGGCGGCGCGCGGGTGCTGAACCGAGACGACATCGGCGCGCTCGCGCCCGGGATGGCGGCGGATTTCGTCGCGTTCGACCTGCGTGCGCCGCAGTTCGCGGGCGCGCTGCACGATCCCGTCGCCGCGCTCGTGTTTTGCGCGCCGGCGCAGGCGGCGTACGGCGTCGTCAACGGGCGGGTCGTCGTGCGGGAAGGGCGCTTGACGACGCTCGAGATCGAGCCGCTCGTCGCGCGGCACAACGCACTCGCGCGAACGCTCTACGAAGCCGCGCGCTGA
- a CDS encoding LysR substrate-binding domain-containing protein yields the protein MSQQREAIDTYLLRVLHTLLMERSVTRAAVKLNQSQPAISAALRRLRDITGDPLLVRGKSGMVPTEYGLRLLEPVQNALREIERIKFQQHNFDPATSIRCYRIGCPDYLNVLFVPTVVERFRQAAPNATLEFHSLGPAFDYELALEDGKLDIVVGNWPEPPEQLHLSNLFVDEIVCLMSNTHPFAKRGGLTLDQYLNAPHLAPTPYSVGQRGAIDVHLARERLKRHVVVTLPYFNLAPYVLVKSDLIFTTTRLFADHYAKFLPLSVVPAPLDFPPMQYYQLWHERCHYSDEVRWLRGLVAEATRTLIDM from the coding sequence ATGAGCCAGCAACGCGAGGCGATCGACACGTATCTGTTGCGCGTCCTGCACACCTTGCTGATGGAGCGCAGCGTGACGCGCGCGGCCGTCAAACTGAACCAGTCGCAGCCGGCGATCAGCGCCGCGCTGCGCCGCCTGCGCGACATCACGGGCGATCCGCTCCTCGTGCGCGGCAAGTCCGGCATGGTGCCGACCGAGTACGGCCTGCGCCTGCTCGAACCCGTGCAGAACGCGCTGCGCGAGATCGAGCGCATCAAGTTCCAGCAGCACAACTTCGATCCGGCCACGTCGATCCGCTGCTACCGGATCGGCTGCCCCGACTACCTGAACGTGCTGTTCGTGCCGACCGTCGTCGAGCGCTTCCGGCAGGCCGCGCCGAACGCGACGCTCGAGTTCCATTCGCTCGGCCCCGCGTTCGACTACGAGCTCGCGCTCGAGGACGGCAAGCTCGACATCGTCGTCGGCAACTGGCCGGAGCCGCCCGAGCAGCTGCATCTGTCGAACCTGTTCGTCGACGAGATCGTCTGCCTGATGAGCAACACGCATCCGTTCGCGAAGCGCGGCGGCCTCACGCTCGACCAGTACCTGAACGCGCCGCATCTCGCGCCGACGCCGTATTCGGTCGGCCAGCGCGGCGCGATCGACGTGCACCTCGCGCGCGAACGGCTGAAGCGCCATGTCGTCGTCACGCTGCCGTACTTCAATCTCGCGCCGTACGTGCTCGTGAAGTCGGATCTGATCTTCACCACGACGCGGCTCTTCGCCGATCACTACGCGAAGTTCCTGCCGCTGTCGGTCGTGCCCGCGCCGCTCGATTTTCCGCCGATGCAGTATTACCAACTGTGGCACGAGCGCTGCCATTATTCGGACGAAGTGCGCTGGCTGCGCGGGCTCGTCGCCGAGGCGACTCGCACGCTGATCGATATGTAA
- a CDS encoding dodecin, with the protein MNDHVYKLIELTGSSRQSSDEAIRNAISKAAKTVRNLHWFEVTDMRGHIEGDQVIHWQVTLKVGLRIED; encoded by the coding sequence ATGAACGACCACGTCTACAAACTGATCGAACTCACCGGCTCGTCGCGCCAATCGAGCGACGAGGCGATCCGCAACGCGATCTCGAAAGCGGCGAAGACCGTGCGCAATCTGCACTGGTTCGAAGTGACCGACATGCGCGGGCACATCGAAGGCGACCAGGTGATTCACTGGCAGGTGACGCTCAAGGTCGGGCTGCGCATCGAAGACTGA
- a CDS encoding NAD(P)-dependent oxidoreductase, with product MMGGNFNRYSNERKGEDVDVGFCGPGLMGAPMIRHLLSAGHRVHVWNRTRAKADALAAHGAQVVDTPAELAARAQTVMLCVLDAQAVGEVVFGASGVLAGDAAARGVRRIVDHSSIPPAATRAYAARAAALGASWIDAPVSGGVPGAQAGTLAVMAGGQPADVDAVRELIGAYASRVTHLGEAGAGQTAKLCNQAIVTATVTAIAEAVGLAQASGIDASRLAEALAGGWADSVLLQTFVPRMTSAGHPPIGALKTFQKDVDAIADAARDAGAVMPVAATVQQVLRLGAAMGLAQADFAAFIDIVRPQAKRGE from the coding sequence ATGATGGGCGGCAACTTCAATCGGTATTCGAACGAGAGGAAAGGGGAAGACGTGGACGTGGGATTTTGCGGACCGGGATTGATGGGCGCGCCGATGATCCGGCATCTGCTGTCGGCGGGCCATCGGGTGCACGTATGGAACCGCACGCGCGCGAAGGCCGACGCGCTCGCCGCGCACGGCGCGCAGGTCGTCGACACGCCGGCCGAGCTTGCCGCGCGCGCGCAGACGGTGATGCTGTGCGTGCTCGACGCGCAGGCAGTCGGGGAAGTCGTGTTCGGCGCATCCGGCGTGCTCGCGGGCGACGCCGCGGCGCGCGGCGTGCGGCGCATCGTGGATCATTCGAGCATTCCGCCCGCGGCGACGCGCGCGTATGCGGCGCGCGCGGCGGCGCTCGGCGCGAGCTGGATCGACGCGCCGGTGTCGGGCGGCGTGCCGGGCGCTCAGGCGGGCACGCTCGCGGTGATGGCGGGCGGCCAGCCGGCGGACGTCGACGCGGTGCGCGAGCTGATCGGCGCATACGCATCGCGCGTCACCCATCTCGGCGAAGCGGGCGCGGGGCAGACGGCGAAGCTGTGCAATCAGGCGATCGTGACGGCGACCGTCACGGCGATCGCGGAGGCGGTGGGGCTCGCGCAGGCGAGCGGCATCGACGCGTCGCGCCTCGCCGAGGCGCTCGCGGGCGGCTGGGCGGATTCGGTGCTGCTGCAAACGTTCGTGCCGCGAATGACGAGCGCGGGCCATCCGCCGATCGGCGCGCTGAAGACGTTCCAGAAGGACGTCGACGCGATCGCCGACGCGGCGCGCGACGCGGGCGCGGTGATGCCCGTCGCGGCGACGGTCCAGCAAGTGTTGCGGCTCGGCGCGGCGATGGGGCTTGCGCAGGCCGATTTCGCGGCGTTCATCGATATCGTGCGGCCGCAGGCGAAACGAGGCGAATAG